CTATTACCATTATAATTATGAATACAATGCAATACAACACAAGTCCATAGCCTATTTCATACCTGATACCGCAATACCATCCATAATTTGTTTTTGAAAAATAGAAAAAACTATTAAAATTGGAACTACCATAACTGCTGCTCCAGCCATCTGCAACGAAAAGTCTGAAGTATTTTGTCCTTTTAACAATGATAATCCTACAGATAGGGTATAAAATTTCTCATCGTTTGCCACGATCAATGGCCACAAAAAACTATTCCACGCACCAATAAAAGTTAAAATTCCTTGTACTGCAATAATAGGTTTTGATATTGGTAAAATTAATTTGAAAAAAATTTGAAATTCCTTTGCCCCATCAATTCTTTGCGCTTCAATCAACTCCGTAGGAATGCCTTCCATAAATTGACGAAAAAGAAAAATAGAAAACGCACCTACAAGACCTGGTAGAACAATACCTGCCATTGTATTTGTAAGTTTAAATGTATTTAGAATTAAATACACTGGAATCATTGTTACTTGAGAGGGAATCATCATTGTTGCAAGTACAGCTGCAAACAATACTTTTTTCATTGGAAAATTATATTTAGCAAATGCATACCCTGCCATAGCATTAAATAAAAGGCCTATGAAAGAAAACGCAACAATTATTAATGTATTTTTTAAATAAACTATAAAATTCATTTTTGTAAATAGAGTCACATAACTTTCAATGGTAAAACTTTTAGGAAATAACGTTGGCGGCATCTGGATAGCCTCTGTTTCTGGTTTAAAAGAAGTAAGTAACATCCACACAAAAGGCGTTACCATAATAACTGCTCCTACAATTAATAAGAAAAATACAACAATTTTTTTATTTTTTCTTGTGTTTAGATTCATACCTTCACCTTCCATTTACTTTACTAATATTCAACATTGTCTTTTTTAAATTTGAATTGAACACTTGTTGCAATGATAATAATTGCAAATAATACAAATGATCCAGCTGCCGCATAACCAAAATTACTATTTTTAAAACCATTTTGATAAATTAACAATGCCATAGACATAGTAGAATTCAACGGACCACCTTTAGTCATAACTAAAGGCTCTTCAAAAAATTGAATCCAGCCTATTAATGTAGTAATCGTCACAAAGAAAATTGAAGACCTAAGAAGAGGAAATTTAATATATATAAACCTTTCTAAACTATTTGCTCCATCAATCTGTGCTGCTTCATAATAAGACTTTGGAATCCCCTTTAATGCTGCTAAAAATATAAGCATATTCATACCAATTGCTCTCCATACTGCAAGGGCAACCAAAGAAATCTTTGCCATTAGAACGTCTTGAAGCCATGATATTGGCGGTAAACTTAATGATTTTAATATTTGATTAAACAAACCATAATTGCTATTATACAAAAAGCCCCAAATAACTGCTACAGCTACTACATTGGTAATTGCTGGTGCATAATAAAACATACGACAAACTTTAAACATAAAACTTGTGCCCTGATCTAATAAAATTGCAACAATTAAAGATAATATGATTACAAGTGGTACACCTAAAACAACATAAAACAATGTATTAAATGCCGCCTTCAAAAACAAGTCATCTTGAAAAAGTTTTATATAATTGCTTATTCCAGTAAATTTAATATTTGAAAAATCAACAAGACCTTTTAAATCCATATTAGTAAAACTAATAATAAATGCAATAATAATAGGCATAATTGAAAAGATAAATAAAATGATCAATGTGGGTGCTATGAATAAATATGGATATTTATATTTTTTCAACTTTTGTCCAAAACCTTCCACCTGCACATTCTCCTTTCTTTTTTATTTATAGCAG
The window above is part of the Clostridium saccharoperbutylacetonicum N1-4(HMT) genome. Proteins encoded here:
- a CDS encoding carbohydrate ABC transporter permease, which produces MEGFGQKLKKYKYPYLFIAPTLIILFIFSIMPIIIAFIISFTNMDLKGLVDFSNIKFTGISNYIKLFQDDLFLKAAFNTLFYVVLGVPLVIILSLIVAILLDQGTSFMFKVCRMFYYAPAITNVVAVAVIWGFLYNSNYGLFNQILKSLSLPPISWLQDVLMAKISLVALAVWRAIGMNMLIFLAALKGIPKSYYEAAQIDGANSLERFIYIKFPLLRSSIFFVTITTLIGWIQFFEEPLVMTKGGPLNSTMSMALLIYQNGFKNSNFGYAAAGSFVLFAIIIIATSVQFKFKKDNVEY
- a CDS encoding carbohydrate ABC transporter permease, with the translated sequence MEGEGMNLNTRKNKKIVVFFLLIVGAVIMVTPFVWMLLTSFKPETEAIQMPPTLFPKSFTIESYVTLFTKMNFIVYLKNTLIIVAFSFIGLLFNAMAGYAFAKYNFPMKKVLFAAVLATMMIPSQVTMIPVYLILNTFKLTNTMAGIVLPGLVGAFSIFLFRQFMEGIPTELIEAQRIDGAKEFQIFFKLILPISKPIIAVQGILTFIGAWNSFLWPLIVANDEKFYTLSVGLSLLKGQNTSDFSLQMAGAAVMVVPILIVFSIFQKQIMDGIAVSGMK